aaggaCCCTTGTATTTTCTTCGTACGACgaacgctgatttttttattgacgcgcaAAGTTATCTAATATTGCGCATAGGTCGGATAACGCTTgttttacactaaaataattattttttattatttacgtaatttttcgcattattattgaACCATATTGCAAAGCCGTTTTTAACACATTCTCTCatgtttacttatttattaacaaattgtttatttaaaaattattataaacaattagaaaaacaTGTTATAATCGTTGGATAACTTtgcgcgtcaataaaaaaatcagcgtttgttgtacgaaaaaaatacaagggtccttttttgttgcaaatttcgtccacaacaagatgcatacgataaaattcgtctcaaataaattctaaggcctgaaaacagcgaaaaactaagagtagtccaaaaaatcaaaattttttgcttacatagctacaaactaaagaaaaagggtctaaaaaatcggttacaccctgaaaagtattctttgtagttctcagatgatgtgtgattttttgggaatttttaattccattttaaatgactgaaaaaaatcaccgaCGCAACAtcaaaaaaacgatgaaatcgagggttttcgagatccgagtctcggactttgacggcgcgtgcaagctaaacgactgacttgacgataaatgttgttcaaatcattattgtagataattttacgctctacaaaaaaggtacgtatagttagttaccctatcttgcttagttttcgagatatttgagaaaaaataaaaaaaatcgcgttttttgttgataatattgttaataactttttaatgcgcATTAATTATGCGAAGCAAAATTACTCCCACTTACAGCACCTTaaatcaaagcgattcatgGTGGTTGCAACCTGAAAAGAGTGATTGGAAGGTTACCCCCCTAAATTAgtctaatatgactggcctatttaaaagttatttacgttcaaagaaaattgaaattatggACGAAACGCGCGAGAAACGTTTGTCGTCGGCGAGTGTCAACTTTGAATTGACATACCTGCTAGGTATAGTAGGCCGATTCTAACCCGGGAGCTCCGAGGGGAAATAAGGGAGGGGGTATCGGATTGCGCGGGGAGTAAGCGGGGGAGAAGAGGGTACGGATAACGcgggggggtgaggggggAGAAGGGTATCGGAttacacaagggtatcggATTACGCGGGGAACGGGGGAGGggggtgaccttgacatacCACGTGTATGCCGCGGGGATTCGTTCGCAACGACACCGCTACGCTAGGCGGCGTACAATGGGTAAGACTAACTTGATAGCGCACTACGTAGGAGCGTGTTTTGTCGATGACGCGTCGAACTTGTCGGGACACGTTTCACGGGCgtcgtaaacaaattttttctaggaaaagagGGGTGattatcgcgtagactaaacaatctattTACGCAGTACGtaaaacaaaggaagaaatgacgtcatcgacgatgatcgacccgatgacgcatcgaacctgtcgggacatgtttcgtaaacaaatttttttttctaggaaaaaggggtgttatcgcgtagactaaactATTTCacactatttttttacgatgcTGTACGtaaaacaaaggaaaaaatgatCTTTCAAGATTCAGttagagcgagagagagaaagagcaaagGGTATATAACGACAGATGAAGCGCATCAAGCGAAAGATGAAGATCAAACGCATATGCAGCGATACATCGGTCGAAAAATATTGCGgtttcttcattattttattgttgaaCATTATCACGTGCAAGTGCTCTGTAAAAGAGACTCTGTGAagcgatttaataaaaaaatagtgcgaaatagataaaacatgGAGCAATCCGAGCAAACCGAACGTGATCTATTGGAGCTGTCCCACCAAGTCGCTACCTTGGGTGAATTTTTCACATGGACGCTGAAATGCGCTGAATTCGTCGAGCAGCTCGAGGCATGCAGTAGTGCCAAACGTCCGCGGCTCTCGATCGGGCATAGGCAATCGTTGGTTGCCAGAATCGCACGACTCGAGGGTGCAAAGACACGATTGGAAAGACATTTTATCCATAGCGGTGGTGATTATGCGGACACCGGTAGCAGTGGCGACACGCGCGCGATAAAACTCGTCGCGAGAGATCGATGCTGCGTTCGAAACGCGGATAATGACCGGCGCGATAATTAATGCAGACTACATAGAACCGCGACAGTTTTTGGAAGACGCCGGCAGCGTAGTGCTCGAGCGAGTGCGAGACATTATAAAAACACATAACTGTGTCAAAATGAATACCGCGTTCAACGGAGAGTTTGTGGCAGGCGATAAACGTGCCAATAAGAGTTCGAACACAAAAAACAAAGAACTCTGTCGTACATCGAACTTGCGCGAGTGGTGTGAGCGGCACGTTATCGAACCCACATTAGCATCCCTCGAGGAGTTTCAGGAACGCTACAGTGGGTGAGCGTTGTCGCGAATCCTCAATTTGACGGTGAACGTCAACAGGTACAATCCTTTGCGCGCGGGGTGTCACTTAAAATTACCTCAAGACATTAAAACGAGGAGAGCGGTGATCAACGTGCAATCTATGGACCATGCGTGTTTTGCGTGGTCAGTGGTTGCCGCCTTACATCCAGCCGAAAGACATTCAGAACGGGAATCCTCATACCCACATTATACAACAGTATTGAATTTACAAGACATTGAATTTTCAATGACGTTgagtcaaattaaaaagttcgAACGACTCAACGACGTGTCCATCAATGTGTATGTCCATCAATGTGTATATCATCGAGGGACAGAAGATGTCAAACGTTCTTCCAAAAAAGCTTACCGACCGGAAGAGTAATAAACACGTGAATCTGCTGTACGTGCAGGACCCGCGAGACAACAATGTGGGACATTTTGCGTGGATCAAGCATCTATCCCGCCTCATTAGCTCGCAAATTAATAAGAATGGACATACAGAGTATTTTAGCGATCGGTAAATACCTAtacttcttttaataatatatatatatatatatatatatatcattttatattctttgtataaaaatttataatatttgtgtttttttttgcagatgtcTACATTATTTTAGTTCGAGCGACAAGTTGCAGTCTCACACGGCAGACTGCCGAGAGGTAAACAACTGTGCCATCCAACTACCGAGCGAGGACGACAAGTGGCTCAGCTTCAAGAACCACAGCAGGAAAGAGCGGCTTCCATATGTCGTATACGCCGACTTGGAGTGCGTGCTGAAGAAGACACAACCGGAGACGGAACACACGTCATACGCCTATCAACATCATCGGGTATGTAGTATGGATACTACGTACAGTGCTCGTACGACGACTCGTTATCCGCGTATcggtttcgtcgcgataatgactgcgtcgcgtggttcgccGAGAAACTCAAAAGATTGGCGCATCGCGTAAAGGCTATCTTGTCCGATAATGTTTGCATGGTAGATTtaacgcgagacgagtgggagACATTTTACAGCGCGGCGCAATGTCACATTTGCGAAAAACCGTTCGCGCCGGATGATAATCGCGTACGCGATCATTGCCACCTGATCGGTCGTTATAGAGGTCCCGCACATTCGAACTGCAACCTGAATTATAAAGATTCTTACTTCATTCCCGTAATTCTCCACAATTTATCGGGCTACGACGGGTATTATATTATCACGGAAATAGCTGCCGCGTTCGAAGGCTCAATCGATGTATTACCGATAACAAAAGAAAAGTACATCTCATTCACGAAACACGTCAAAGATACCGCCGAAAGATCAGATTCGCGAAGCGACATAAAGTTAAGATTCATCGATTCGTACAAATTTCTCAGCACGAATTTCGCAAAATTGGCATCCTTCCTCGATAaagataagttaaaaattatacgttccAAATTTTCTGTGTTATCCGACCATGATTTCGAATTATTGACGCGAAAAGATGTCTTTCCATACGAATACGTGGATGCGTCGAAAATTTGGAGGACTCGTGTTTACCGCCGCGCGATTCATTTTACAATTCCTTGACCGGtgacaccgtatccgagagcgattacgcgcacgtCGCGAACGTTTGGCAGCGATTCTTTGTTCGAACCCTAGGCGAATACAGCGAACTATACCTCAAAACCgatgtcttgctgttggccgacgtttttgaaaatttccgcGACAGTTGTATTGCAAGTTATGGACTTGATCCCGCGTACTACTACACTTTACTAAGTTTTACGTGAGACCATGTTGAAATATACGCGTGTCAATTTCGAACTGCTCACcgacattgacatggtcatgtttatcgaacgcggtatTCGCGGTAGCCTGAGTCAATGTTCAAACAGATACGCGCGGGCCAACAACAAGTACATGCAGTCGCACGAACCATCGAAATCGTCGTCGTATGTACCTGATGTAGGTACTTCGATGTAAACAACTTGTACGGCTGAGCGATGTGTCAGCCATTGCCCTACGCAGATTTTCAATGGGTCGAAGACATTTCGAATTTCGACTTTAGCGCGATCGCTTCTGATTCGCCCACGGGTTATATTCTCAAGGGCAATCTAAAGTATCCGCAGAATAAACACGACGCGCACTCtgacctaccgttctgtcTGACGGCGCGATAAACCGCCCGGCAAACGGTAGGACAAACTTCTCACCACGCTGTACGATAAGAAGCGTTATGTCATCCATTATCGCAACCTGCAGCAGTGCACGCACCACGGTCTTCGCGTCACAAAAATACATCGCGTATTGCAATTTGCTCAATCTGCGTGGCTCCGCGTTTACATCGAactcaatacaaaatttagaacACTGGTCAAAAATAagttcgagaaaaatttatataaattgatgaaTAACGCAGTTTTCGGGAAAACGATGGAAAATGTACGGAATCACGTCGACGTAAAATTACTTACAAAGTGGGACGGACAATACGGCGCGGAGGCAATGATCGCGCGACCAAATTTTCGCAGCAAGAGCGTGTTTTCGGAAAATCTGATAGCCGTTGAACTGCGCAAACTCGAGGTGAAATTCGACAAACCGATCTACGTCGCCATGTGCATCCTCGACTTGTCAAAGGTGTGCCTATACAAATTTCACCACGAGTACATGTCTCCCCTGTACCGCGACATGTGTAGAATTATGTACACCGACACGGATAGTCTGATTTATCATATCGAGTGCGACGATGCGTACGAGAACATGAAACGTAATATAGCCAGGTTCGATATGAATGATTATGCGGTAGATAACGCGTATGGTATGCCTctcgtcaataaaaaagtgcCGGGCCTGATGAAGGGCGAAAACAACGGTGATATTATGACCGAATTAGTTGGACTTAGGGCGAACGCCTTGCGAGTCGATGGTAAGAAAGATACTAAAAAAGCGAAAGGTGTTAAAAGCAATGTCATCGCACATACCATTACGTTCGACGACTACACGCGGTGTTTGAACGATAAGTTCGAAATGATTCGACCGCAGTCATGCATAAGATCGAAATTGCACGAAGTGTACACTATTCGCGAGACGAAAATAGCTCTGAGTCCGTACCATTAGCGATAAGCGATATATCGTACCGTATTCGAACGATACGTTGCCGTGGGGGACATTATCGAATACCTTTATATGATAAGGAACAGTGAAGATTAATGTATGCAATGTAcgtaatgtatgtaatataatgtatgcaatataatatatgtatgtatgtatgtaatgtgtaacgtatgtataatattaatggaAGGAATATTAATCACgcatattttgtattttatatatatttttatatatttttattatttatttttatatattggatattttgtacttaatattttttacatactttatatgtatttcatatttcaaacactttacatgtatattttattatgttaagaataaaatacagtttgcacgaattaaataacaatgtcCTTGTGCATCCAAGAGTTGTGCGATCCATCGAATCCCAGCCATTTCACATAAACCATAAACCTCGTCGCCCCTCCTGAGCAGTACTTTCTCCGCGAGATACACGTCAGGATAAGTCGCGCGATGCAACTCGTGTTCGTAGAACGCTCCAGCGACGGATTTTCCACGATAGTCCTCGAGTAAATAGGTTACGGGATTGGTACACTGCACTTTAATCTTAAACACCTCGGTGGTCCAATTTGGCGTGTAACCCTTCTCgaaaattttcttgtatttgctGACGCGTACCGAGTCGCCCGCTTTGAACTTTGCCGGACCCGCGAACTGTATCGCACTGTACACCGTAACCAAGAGTCTTTCGGCGATCGCGGGAGTTAACGTCGACGGGCCGCATGCCGATCGTTCGATGCGCGTTGTAATCCGACACGAGTCGCGATAACGCGTCGACCCACTTGTAATTTCCGTTAAGCGTAAACATCTTTCATATGTCGTTTTTTaacgtgcgattgaatcgctCGACGACCGATATGCATTCATCACCGAATACGTGGAATAATGATTGATGCCGTGTTTTCTCACGAGACGTTGCACGTCGgtgttgtaaaattccttCCCTATATCGGTTTGTAGGTCACTAGGGCACCTCCCGCTATCTCGAATTACCTCACCGATAGCGTCGGCTGTCTCGCTGCCGCCTTTACGTGCCTTGAGCGGCACGGCCCACGCGTGCTTGCTCAGTACATCGATGACGGTGAGTATGTAGTGGTAGCCTCCGTTGAAACGCGAGTACGGGCGCATCTCGACGATATCAACTTGCCACAGGTCGTCGTACCTTCGCACTATGACGTGTCTGCGaggaaaatttcttctcgccggTGCGTGCAATTCGTCAACCAACCGTtgcttttcgatatttttatctacatcGGATTTTAACGGTCTCATGTTTCCTTGTCGCCGTTTCTGTTTCTAATGCATCGTTCGTAGCAGTTTCTGAACAATTCATAACCGCTTTTGGACCATTCGTGAACCGTTCGACAGCCGTCCGACAACCGTTCTTGAACCGTTCGTTGTCGTTCGTCGTCGTTACTTAACTGCTTCTTGTCATTCATCGTCGTTCGGTAGTCGGTTCTGAGCCGTTTCTTAATCGTTCATTAGCCGTTTCTAATCTAACGATATTCGCACGCCGAAGCTTGTTTACCGCAGTCTGTAACGCTCGCACGTTCTTCTCGAACGCGGTAAGCTTCTCGTCTGACTCTTTCCGTTGATCTCTCAAACTTTTAACGCACTGATCCACGTATAGTTTGTTAACCGCGTCACCGTCAGTCTCAGGTTGCGCTACACGACGAATCTTGCGCGACCTTGCGTCAAAACCCGTGGCGGTGCGACACAGAGCGTTATCGCGCAcgaaatttctcattaatccGCTCCATCGATGGTACGAAATGGCATTCGTCGCGGCGTCTTCGCTCTGCTCGAATAATCCCAATTTAttgatcggcatttcgacGCTGATTGAACGGATCGCTGTCGCgccgtttaatttataataagcccAGCCTCGCGAAGTTTTTCCCAGTGCAAGAATTGTGCAAGAATTGTCCCAGTGCACGTAGTCGATCTTATTGTCGGTTAGCGAGGCGCGAATAATCCCTTTCCGGATTTTTTCTTCCTGGATTCGGTCGATATCAACGGTGCGATTACCTCTGTATACTTGTATCCCTTGTTGCCCAGTACTCGCTCACGAGGATCGTGCTTGAATTTATGAGCACTCGTTGCCAACAGCAGGCTCTTGTACTTATCGTCTTCCGTGTAGATCTCGTCATCGAGTACTTTCTTGAAGATCAACTCGTAAATACCGGGTGTGCCGGCGTATCGTACGCCGTCGATAAATGTTATCCGCGTTGTCcacgtcaaaacgtttattaccgagcatcATTTTATACTTGCCGAAATAAACGCCGTACACGGTGTCTATTGTTGGATAGGCGCCCAAAAAAGACACGATGTACACTCGGCTCATTGGACCCAAGTGATCTTGCAAcgtttgtataaatatttctcgacTTTCCGACGTTTGCATCTGCTTTCGAACGGTCGCGGTCGTCGCGATCGAGTCGTCCGTGGTTTCGAAAACATCCACGTTTGCGAGTAATTCGGGACTTGTATGTTGCACGGTTCGCGTCGCCGCGGACGGTGTACAGGTTATCGGTAGTACTTTCGATCGTTTCGATTGATTAGATTTACTAGGTGTCGATAAGAGATCCAACCAGGAGTCTAATCgttccctctttctttttggtgtagcatcctcctcctcctcgtcccCGCGCTGTTGAACGGATAGCGTTTCGATTCCCGCGTCAGTGTCGCTCTCCGTCGGCTTCTCTTTCTTCACCGCGATCAACCTCGAGTTGTCGAAGATTTTTTTCAGCGGTCCGATGAGAGGTCTAAAGTGCGTGTTTAACTCAACGTCCTTCTCGATCTTACCGATCTCTCGATCTTCAAAGCGCGAAGTTTCTTGCGAATCAAATCACTCGTTTTCGCAATCTCTTTCACGATCttctcgcgttcgcgaatatTCTCGCTCTCGTTGATCGCGGCCATCGTGGAAAAACGCAGAGTGTCGATCTTTTTAACGCTAACGTTTCACCTCCGACGAGTATCGGCAACGACTGATCGCTTTTGCGGTATCGCGAATacgttaaatccttttctgtatcgGCCGTTCGAAAGCGCGttgtccttgtctatcactacGAATCCATATTTGCATTACCAACAATCGTGGCACAACGAGCAAAATTCATCGTACATTTCGGTATTTACGTGATCGTTGTACACGTGTTTCAAATTAGTGCCATTCTGTTTGAACAGAATCAGCAGATTCGCGTTGTCACGTATCAGATGTTTAGATATTCTCGCGTACTTCTGACAGAGATAAAAGCAGTCGACGCTCGAGTGCCTGCTCATTGAGAAATTCTCTCTCACAGTGTTTTGCTTATCGCACGCCACGACATCAAATACGAAGATCGAGTTTGGACACGCGTAGCTCGGTGGAATGACGTCATTGTTATTGGAGAAGGTGTAGTAGCCGATTTCGTCGATCGATGTCAATAAATTCTCCAGTGCGGACTTTCCAGCAAACTTATCAAAACGTTGGTTTTACCGCAATTCGAGGGGCCGCAAATAATCGCGCATATAGTAGTCGGTAGCATCGTTCCGTGTCTGCGCTTCTCCGCGTTGTCTTCCATCGACCATGATTTGTCGACCGATCTATCtctctatatctatatatctcgCACGCACTTatgattctctctctccaaaTTACGTTATGTACTTCTCGCTCAGCGACTCAAATCTATCTGCCGTCCGTCCGTGCCTTCCTTCAGAACGCGCGAAGGCTTTCCCCTACTCCATTTAACCTTCCGGACTTCCtgcttatttattttcgtGCTAACGCTATCAAAATAGCGTTAACTCCTCGCTGTCAGTGCCTAGTGCTGACCTTCGCATCAGCGCTTTCGGTTGTCCCGGAgttgaaatggaaatttttaagcgtACGGCGCAACTGAACAGAAATAACGCAACACCTACCTACAGCGCGACGCCTTccttatgaaaatgtgccctttattgccattaaaaaatgccattgaattcccattgttccagacgcaatggaaataAAGGAATTTTTGCCACAGATAAAAagttccacacaaaatcccattagtattgccattggtattgccactGGTTTTGCCGTTGGTATTGCCATTGGCAATactaatgggattttgtgtggaaatttttatcttttgcaaaaatgccttcatttccattgcgtctggaacaatgggaattcaatggcattttatAATGGCAATGAAgggcacattttcataagggAGGAGCTCTTGCCTTAGGCGACTAGCGCCTGAAAATATCTGCTTCGGTCCCGTAGGGAGtctctttatacatataccagTCCGTGCCAAACCTTGAATTTGAGAGAATGCATgaacgatgcgacgcctagcggcgtcgatgCGAACTACCGGTAATACAgttaccgcgcgggcgtgatGATGATGCATGTACAGTCGCCGCCAATGATTCCTTTCCTGAGGTATTCTTATGTTCTTCCCTTATCCCAGGAAAGGAATCATTGGCACCACTGGTGGCGCGAACCGCCACATTTACCATTGACGAATTTCCATTACAATTCACACTGAACAAACATTGGCTGAAGCACCGACGAGATACTATTAAAGACCGACAACCCTGGGTAAATTTTCGTGACTGCCCGAGGGCCCGGTGGTAATTGAAGAATACTGACATTATCGACTGTTTTGGCTATTTGACTATTCCAAAGAAGGGAGTTTTAccttatatatagtataaagtaaaaaattcgtaatttatcgcatatccccgcagggttcgcaatctactaccaatactatccttctcctctcactttaaccctttggaccaccGGCTTatcgtctctttccgaaagacggagccgagttttctccgcacaagagcctatcttgtACGAAGGGgcgcagctatcggaaaaacattccatgcttcatggctctagtggactcgaaccctggttcctcagattacgagtctggcgctctaccactagaccacactgctgCCGCCCTCGAGAGTTtaccggaaataagttggcaatgcaagttcatattttttaatttactatagctcaaacgattgctccctaattgctccctcagaatcgacgattgctccccttttaagattattatttttcgagatatttaataaaaacgaaaaatttttaatttttattgaaaaacatatttataataactctatgcaactttatagggcatagaacgattgctccttcattgctccttattgctccatcataattttaatgatttattgcatttttattgaaaaaataacaaattaatcatttcacaaggccgcctattgtaactatggctcggcagcgcatgcgcatgctaccataactatgcgcatgcgcgatggtatctgttagagcttttacggataccatagcgcatgcgcgtatggcttctgctttctgctcatggctcctgcaattttatgtgcttccatcttaactatttctcgcttcgctctattgggatttttaatcgctccattcgtataattaattttgtatgatattttagcagagaactgtttattttcttggaaaaatacatttctcacagtcttctgcaagtatatccaacataaaacgattgctccttaattgcccacctgtcagcattgtgcatgagcccATGGTAGAAAGAAAACAAGGTATGCTCGTTAGAGGGGTCGAAATTGAGCATGTTCTGCGCAGACATGGCGACGGCCAAGCGAGCgccatattgaatatatatagatatactttatgtatatacatacgtcaGAAGTGAACGTGTTCGGcttaatttgtcttttttaaaatgccTATGTGTAGTGTAAGTGGATGCAAAAATAGAAGCGAGAatgcaaaagagaaaaatattcaatttttttcttatccaAAGGATGAAGAAACTGCGTTAAAATGGATGCAAGCtgctaacaaaaataaagttaaccTAAAAAACGGTACGTTATTttgaatctatataaattataattgaggcatatatttttaatactttattgaaattaatttttgtagctCGCATATGCTCTGTCCACTTTACACCAAGCTGTTACAAACCAAAGCCAGCGTATTTAGCAAACTGCGAAAATTACTCGCCTAAGAAATTACGAAGACTTCATGATCATGCAATTCCAACAGAAAATTTGCCACTATTGAAGGAAAGAGAAGTGCTAAAGGAAGTGCAAAATCAACACAACATAATAAATGTTAGTGAAAACAGCAGGTgtgtattattgtattatataaaatattttcttattatgaTATGTGAagattgcaataaattctatttacaatatctttttttaacagcAAAAACAGTTTTAGTGAGTCCGAGACCAATTTGATCGACACTTCAATGGAAAATAAAGCAGAAACACGTTTTATGCAATCTTCAAAAGAAAATGCtaggtataattttattgattttatgcGTATTAACGACTTCATTGCTgtacaagaaattattgcatgttgttttatatttttatttcttaaatattttttactttcagcAGTACAAGTGATGATACAATGGTAAACACACAAAGTAATTCACAGACTGTTATGTCTGAGCACTTAaggtaaacaaaattaattgtctGTATGATTATAAAGCATCagctcaaatatatatatatatgtatataaatattttcatgtcTAAAAATTACTTGATGTTTACTaggatgtatatatatatatatatatatatatatatatatatatatatatatagtaaacatcaagtaatttttagatataaaaatattttattgcatattgcaaatttttttcaaattaatagataatatttttcagattacgagataaaattattcaagattTGATGAAAAGACTAAGCCAAACAAACAAGGTAAACGATTTGCTTAAGAAACAAGTAAAACGattgcaaagagaaaagaCAAGAGTTACGAAAcgtgtaataaaagaaaatgtccaTAATGTGCTCAAAGGATATTCACTCCGAAGCAAATTGACGTTTTAATGagtaatgaaagaaaaaaaagagtaaagtGGGGTC
This genomic stretch from Temnothorax longispinosus isolate EJ_2023e chromosome 9, Tlon_JGU_v1, whole genome shotgun sequence harbors:
- the LOC139818867 gene encoding uncharacterized protein isoform X4, yielding MPMCSDEETALKWMQAANKNKVNLKNARICSVHFTPSCYKPKPAYLANCENYSPKKLRRLHDHAIPTENLPLLKEREVLKEVQNQHNIINVSENSSKNSFSESETNLIDTSMENKAETRFMQSSKENASSTSDDTMVNTQSNSQTVMSEHLRLRDKIIQDLMKRLSQTNKVNDLLKKQVKRLQREKTRVTKRVIKENVHNVLKGYSLRSKLTF
- the LOC139818867 gene encoding uncharacterized protein isoform X1, producing MPMCSVSGCKNRSENAKEKNIQFFSYPKDEETALKWMQAANKNKVNLKNARICSVHFTPSCYKPKPAYLANCENYSPKKLRRLHDHAIPTENLPLLKEREVLKEVQNQHNIINVSENSSKNSFSESETNLIDTSMENKAETRFMQSSKENASTSDDTMVNTQSNSQTVMSEHLRLRDKIIQDLMKRLSQTNKVNDLLKKQVKRLQREKTRVTKRVIKENVHNVLKGYSLRSKLTF
- the LOC139818867 gene encoding uncharacterized protein isoform X2 — translated: MPMCSVSGCKNRSENAKEKNIQFFSYPKDEETALKWMQAANKNKVNLKNARICSVHFTPSCYKPKPAYLANCENYSPKKLRRLHDHAIPTENLPLLKEREVLKEVQNQHNIINVSENSSFSESETNLIDTSMENKAETRFMQSSKENASSTSDDTMVNTQSNSQTVMSEHLRLRDKIIQDLMKRLSQTNKVNDLLKKQVKRLQREKTRVTKRVIKENVHNVLKGYSLRSKLTF
- the LOC139818867 gene encoding uncharacterized protein isoform X5, producing the protein MPMCSVSGCKNRSENAKEKNIQFFSYPKDEETALKWMQAANKNKVNLKNARICSVHFTPSCYKPKPAYLANCENYSPKKLRRLHDHAIPTENLPLLKEREVLKEVQNQHNIINVSENSSKNSFSESETNLIDTSMENKAETRFMQSSKENASSTSDDTMVNTQSNSQTVMSEHLR
- the LOC139818867 gene encoding uncharacterized protein isoform X6 — protein: MPMCSVSGCKNRSENAKEKNIQFFSYPKDEETALKWMQAANKNKVNLKNARICSVHFTPSCYKPKPAYLANCENYSPKKLRRLHDHAIPTENLPLLKEREVLKEVQNQHNIINVSENSSKNSFSESETNLIDTSMENKAETRFMQSSKENASTSDDTMVNTQSNSQTVMSEHLR
- the LOC139818867 gene encoding uncharacterized protein isoform X3; its protein translation is MPMCSVSGCKNRSENAKEKNIQFFSYPKDEETALKWMQAANKNKVNLKNARICSVHFTPSCYKPKPAYLANCENYSPKKLRRLHDHAIPTENLPLLKEREVLKEVQNQHNIINVSENSSFSESETNLIDTSMENKAETRFMQSSKENASTSDDTMVNTQSNSQTVMSEHLRLRDKIIQDLMKRLSQTNKVNDLLKKQVKRLQREKTRVTKRVIKENVHNVLKGYSLRSKLTF